The nucleotide window CCCGCTCCCCCGCTCCCCCACTCCCCCACTCCCCCGCTCCCCCGCTCTAGCGTGTCGTCAGCATTAGCATTCTGGCGACAATGGCAATATCTGTCATGATTCCAATAATTCTTCTTCTGAAATCGAGACATCGGTAGCTTTTTTCTTTCGCTTAGCGGTGCGATCGCTCTCGACTCCCTTCCGCAATCCTACGGCAATTTTACTGTGTTTTTCGATCTGAGTCATCACTTGTTTTGCCCGATTAATCACCACCGCCGGTAATCCCGCCAATCTCCCCGCTTCTATCCCATAAGATTTATCTGCACCACCGGGTTTAACTTGGTGCAAAAAGATAATTTGGTCGGGCATCTCTTTCACTGTGACTTGATAATTGGCAACATTCGATAACATCGAAGCTAATTCGTTGAGTTCGTGATAGTGGGTGGCGAAAATAGTGCGGGCGCGAATTTCGGTTGCCAGATATTCTGCTACCGCCCAAGCAATAGAAAGACCGTCGAAAGTTGCCGTTCCTCTGCCAATTTCATCTAACAATACCAGCGACTTATCTGTAGCGTGATTGAGAATATTTGCGGTTTCGTTCATTTCCACCATAAAAGTAGATTGTCCGGTCGCCAAATCGTCTACTGCACCCACACGAGTAAAAATGCGATCGCACACTCCCAAAATCGCCGACTTAGCAGGAACAAAACTCCCCACCTGCGCCATTAATTGAATTAACCCAACTTGCCGCAAATAGCAACTCTTGCCACTCGCATTCGGCCCTGTTAGAATAATTAAATCGGGACGGTCATTTGTCAATATTTCGTTGTCATTTGTTTTCTTTGCGACTGACTCTTGACCTAACTGTGTCGAATTCGGCACGAAGAAACCAGTCGGCAAAGATTGTTCCACTACCGGATGTCGCCCATCAATAATCGTAATTTCTCGCCCTTCTACCATATTGGGACGACAGTAACCCTGATACACCGCTATCTCTGCCAAACCGCACAACACATCCGCAGCAGCAACAGCGCGGGAGATATTGCGAATTAATTCTGCCTGTTCCGCTACTTCTGCCCTTAAAGCTACAAAAATATCGTATTCCAGCTTATTCAAATCTTCACGCGCCGTCAGAATTCTGGCTTCTCTTTCCTTCAGTTCCGGAGTGATGTAACGTTCCTCATTCGTGAGAGTTTGTTTGCGGATATAATTTTCTGGAACTTGGTCTGCTTTGGAGCGCGAAATACTGATATAATATCCGAATGATTTGGTATAGCCAACCTTCAGGTTAGAAATGCCCGTGCGCGATTTCTCGGTTGCTTCTAGATTGGCCAGCCATTTGCGATCGTCTTCCGCACCCACCCGCATTTCATCTAATTCGCCATTTATGCCTGACCGAATCAATCCGCCTTCCTTGAGATGGAGGGGAGGAGATTCTAATATATGAGCATTAATTTGACTTGCTAACTGTTCTAATATCGGCGATACTTTCTGCAACGCTTTCAGGTAGGGAGAACGGGCATCGGCAACTAAATTAGCTAATGTCGGTAACTTTTCCAATGAAACAGCTAAAGCGACTAAATCTCTCGCATTGGCAGTACCGCACCCGGCGCGAGTACTCAACCTTTCCAAATCGTAAATTTGCCGCAGTAGTTGACGCAATTCTTGACGAAGCGAACTATTTTCTACTAATTCTTGAATAGTATCCTGTCTGGCGCGAATTCCTTTAATATCTAATAATGGTTGCACCAACCAGCGACGCAAAGCACGTCCGCCCATTGCAGTGGTAGTTCTGTCCAACGCCCACAACAAAGAACCGTGAAAGGTGTTATCTCGAACTGTGTGGGTAATTTCTAAATTGCGGCGACTTTGGTAATCGAGGATGAGATAATCTGTGTGGGTGTATGTGCGTAGCAGTTGCAGGGAAACGGGATTGCTTTTTTGGGTATCTTCTAAATATTGCAACAAACCACCCGCAGCGCGAACGGCGAGGGGGAGATGTTCGCAACCCAAACCTTCCAGAGATTTTACTTTAAATTTTTGTACCAATCGCGCTTTTGCTTCACCCAAACTAAAGGGACTTTGGGGACGAAAAGCATAACAAAATGATGGCGGCAAACACTCAGGTAAATGTGCCGATTTCTCTCCCGGACGCAACAAAGCGCCCAAATCGGGAGCGTTTGTAGGAACTAAAACTTCGGCTGGGTGCAAGCGCATCAATTCTTGCGTCAAATGCTCTAATTTTTCTGATTGAGTTGTGAGGAATTCCCCTGTAGAAATATCCGCGTAAGCTAAACCCCAATGATTGCCAGCAATGACAACTGCTGCTAAAAAGTTATTGCGCCTAGCACTCAGCATTCCTTCTTCCAACAAGGTGCCGGGTGTGAGAACTCGCGTTACTTCCCGCTTTACCAATCCTACCGCATCGGCGGAATCTTCTACTTGGTCGCAAATCACCACAGCGTAACCTTTTTCTACTAGCTGGGTGGTGTAGCGTTCCCAGGCGTGGTGCGGTACACCGGTCATCGGTACTCGACCGACTTCGCCGGCGTGTTTGCTGGTGAGGACGAGTTCTAGTTCCTGCGATACGGTGATAGCATCTTGGAAAAATGTTTCAAAGAAATCTCCCACCCGATACAGTAGCAGAGCGTGAGGATATTTATCCTTCACCTCGACGTAGTGGTGGTACATTTTGCTGAGTTTGTCTTTATCTATCAGACGACAATCAGCGTTGGGGATGTCGGCTCGATCGAATTTAGCACCTTTGGCGTTGGTAGGGGTAGATGCGGAATAACTCATGGATGCGCTGGCGATCGCGTGAACCTTTATTGACTTTACCGCAAGGGGTGAACTTTTAGAGCGATTCTTCCGCAACAGTTACAGCCCGGGTATCAGTTGGCAGTTTTATGCCCATCTCATTATTATATGTGTAACCGGGCACATCCCATACTTTTTTGGCGATCGCACTTCTTTCTATGGCTCGAACCCTGCTTCACCAGGTATAAAAGATGACCCAGAGCAATTTATTGCTATTGGATATCTGGGTAATACTCTTTTTTCAGTCATTTACTCACTTATTGGAAAAGCACGAAAAGGGAAAGAGAAATTTATGAACAATATTTCTATTGAAGAACTCGAACAAAAAATTGAGGCAGGAGAAGAAGTAATCGATCGATATTTTGATGCCACGACAACAAGAGTTGGAACACGCCGCCAAATGAGTTCGCGAAGACGACAGGATTTAGTGACAACAAACCTAGAAATTCCCACCCCTATGCTCAACGAATTCGACCAAATGGCTAACGAACTCAAAATTAGTCGTGAAGCTGTGATTAAAATGATGCTAAGACGCGCTCTCGATGAACACTATCTTGCCAAGAAATCGCTGTTATAGCAAATTCCTGTAATAGAATCGCGAGAACCAGTTTGAGCTTGTGGCTGCCTTGCAACTGAAGCAAAAACAGAGTAATTCCTTTAATAGCTTATTTCTTTGCAATCCAATCGGAATCTTTGATAACATGACGCTGAATGAAATCCGTGAATTGTGTGAAATGTAGAGTTTTGGAGTTGCAGGACAATCTCTATGAGTTTTTACCCGGAACTCGATCGTCTAAATCTTGAAGAACTGATCGATCGCTTTAGGCAAAATCCTCCTGAAGGTGAGGAATATGCAGTTGTTTACTACCAAGAATTAGCCAGTATAATCGCAGTTAAAGGCAAAGCTGGTATTGATTTTTTACTCAGGCAAACTAAAGAAACATATCCGCCAAGGTGGCAAGCTATTTTGTTCGCGCTTTCCCAATCGCCATTAGACTATCCTAGTGTTCGGAATTTACTGTTTTCCTATCTCGAAAATGAACAGCCGATGATTGTTGCCGAAGCAATTGATAGTCTATGTAGAATAGAGGAAAAAGATGCTGTAGATCGAGTCCTAACTTTGTTTAAGCATCCATCTCCTTACGTTAGAGGTAGTGTGCTGCGCTATATAACACGCTTATATCCAGATAAGGCGTTACCTTTACTAATAGAAGCATTTAAAGACCAAGATTTCATAGTACGAGAAAATGCAGCAGATGAGGTGGGTGAGCTAGGTGCAGTGGAAGCGATTCCTTACTTACGTCGAATTTTAGAAGATGTTAACCCTGATGTTAGGCAGGCTGCTCAAACTGCGATCGCTATGCTAGAGTCGATCGCATAAATTCCCTCGTCTCAAACTATCACCTTGCATTTCTCGATAAAATCGAGTAAAATTCTTTGATGCGGAGAACCTAAAGGTCGCACTTCTCCTGCTTTTTCCGAATAACGTTCCCCTTGTCTAATTTCCTCTGGCGTCATCAATCCCATATCCCAACCTTCTCCCAAAACTAAATCTTCCAATTCCACGGTAAGCGGTGCGTAAAAAACGTGCCGCAAAACTTTGCTATCGCGGTAATGAGCAAAAAATGATACCGTGGATGGTGCGTAGCCAATTTCTTCCAGCAGTTCTCGCTTTACCGCGTCTTCTGGATCTTCCTCTGGCTCGATATGCCCGCCAAAAAACGCCCAGTGACCGGGATATACTATATTGGGGATGTTATCGCGCAATTGCATGAGAAATTGGTTATCCCGATATAGAATTGCGATCGCCACTTGCGCTAATTCCTTACTCATCACTCTTCCTTTTTTCTTCTCTCTTCTTCCCGACGCCCTAGCCCCTAACCCCTAACCCCTAGCTATATCATAAACGTTGTTGTTCTTTGATATAAATTTCGCCCAATTCCTGCCCAGCCAAAGGTATACTTTTATACTGAACTTTACCTTCGATCGTAATTTCCTGATTTTGTGCTGGGAATTTGTCTTTAGTAATCACGTAAACAGTACCAGTTGAGTCTTCCACTTCGTAAGCTCGCGTTCCCAAAAAAGGAACTTGCTTAATTACCCTACCCCTAATATAAACAGTAGACTTTTTATCTCGCTGCTTTTCCAAATCTTTGATTTTAGTAACGGGAACATTTGGTGTCCAAAAGAAACCGATTAAAGTAGCGAATACTCCTCCCAGCAACATAGCGATCGCGCCTAATTTCAATATTTCAATTTTGCCTGGTTTCATGATAGTTTTCCTTCAGCGATGTACTTGGCGGAAAAAATGAAAATTCACGTCAGTAATGGTAGATGTGGCATAGAGAAAAATAACAACTTGGCGGAGTGGGGGGAATGGGAGAGTGGGAGAATGGGAGAATGGGAGAAAATTCATAATTTTTTCCTTTTTTCCTCTTCCCCTAGCCCCTTTTACCTAGCCCCGACGCTTTTGATTTTTGACGGCACAGTTTCGATCGTCATTCGGGAATTTTTACCGCTGTAAGACATCAAAAGGTTAACTAAATCTGCGAAAATGGTAGAGCGAATTGCCTTCAGACACGAACGCCTCTTAAACATTGATGGACGCCCAAATTGCCCAATTACTAGATGGTAAAGCCCTTGCACAAAAGATTCAAACTGAATTGCAACAACGCATTCACGAGTTGCAAGGTAAAATAGGTAGATCGCCCGGTTTAGCAGTGCTAATGGTTGGCGATAACCCAGCCAGTGCCGCCTATGTGCGGAACAAAGAGCGAGCTTGCGAAAAAGTGGGAATTGCCTCGTTTGGGCAGCATTTCCCATCAGAAACTACCCAAACAGAACTTGAACAGGTCATTCATTCACTGAATCGAGATGAGCGGGTTGATGGCATTTTAGTACAACTGCCGCTACCTGACCACCTCGACGCGGTAGCTTTGCTGCACCAAATCGATCCCAATAAAGATGCGGACGGACTGCACGCGGTTAACTTGGGGCGCTTGGTGCGCGGGGAATCGGGACTGCGAAGTTGCACGCCTGCTGGAGTGATGCGCCTTTTGGCAGAATATCAGATTAACCTCAAAGGCAAACAAGCAGTTGTTGTGGGACGCAGTATTTTAGTAGGCAAGCCGATGGCATTGATGTTGCTGGAAGCCGATGCTACAGTGACGATCGCCCATTCTCGCACTCACGACTTAGCCGCAATTACCCGCAATGCCGATATTTTGATTGCCGCCGTTGGGCGATCGAATTTGATCGCAGGTGATATGGTGAAGCCAGGAGCCGTAGTTGTCGATGTCGGTATGAATCGCATCACCGATGATGTCGGCAATTCTCGCCTGGTGGGAGATGTCAATTTCGATGAAGTTAAGAGCGTAGCGGCATATCTGACGCCTGTACCGGGAGGTGTTGGCCCCATGACCGTTGCCATCCTACTGCAAAATACAGTGTGGAGCTACAGCCAAAAAAGTTCATAAGCGAGAGGGCAGGGGGCATGGTCTACGGGGGCTCAATCCGCAAGGATCTCGACGAATTCCCCACATCCTATCCCTTCTGTCCTATGTCCCATTCCTGAATTACGAATTAGCGATCGCCTATCCCCTGTAGAATTATTACGGATACAGACACGCTCAAGGAATCGAGGGATGGTAGCTACCGATGACAGGCATTCGCCGCAGGGGGAATCCCCTACCTTTGATCTATCGGCTTACTTAGCCCAGCGACAGGCTTTGGTGGAAGCAGCTCTGGAGCGTGCCGTCCCCATCACCTATCCTGAAAAGATATATGAGGCCATGCGCTATTCCTTAATGGCCGGAGGTAAGCGCCTGCGTCCCATCCTTTGCTTAGCCACTTGCGAACTGGGTGGCGGTACGCTGGAAATGGCGATGCCAACAGCCTGTGCTTTGGAAATGATCCACACGATGTCGTTGATCCACGATGATTTACCGGCGATGGACAATGACGACTATCGGCGCGGTAAATTAACCAATCATAAGGTCTACGGTGAGGATATTGCGATTTTGGCCGGGGATGGCTTGTTAGCCTATGCTTTTGAGGTTGTGGCCGAGACTAAGAACGTTCCACCTGAAAGGCTGTTGCAGGTAATTGCCCGCTTGGGCCGCGCTGTCAGCGCCGCCGGGTTAGTTGGTGGGCAAGTAGTTGACTTGGAATCTGAGGGAAAGGCGGATATTACGCTGGAAACTCTTAACTTTATTCATACCCACAAAACCGGCGCTTTGTTAGAAGCCTGTGTAGTTTGCGGTGGAATTATTGCCGGGGTATCCTCAACGGATTTGCAACGTTTATCCCGCTATGCTGAGAATATCGGGCTGGCGTTTCAGATTATCGATGATATTCTGGATATCACGGTATCTAGCGAAAAGTTGGGCAAAACCGCTGGGAAAGACCTCCAAGCGAAAAAGGCAACTTATCCTAGCCTTTGGGGATTGGAGCAATCGAAGCAAAAGGCTCAGCAACTGGTTGATGCTGCCAAGGCAGAAATGGCACATTTTGGGGAAAAATCGCGACCGCTACAGGCGATCGCAGATTATATTACCAATCGCTCTTACTAGCAGTCTCTGGGGGCAGGTTTTACCGGAAAATATAGATAAACCTGTCCTCACAGCCGATCGCAGAATCTTATCATCTTCGCATCCTCAATCCAAAATCGATATGCACGACTTTGGCCAGATCCTAGATAACCGGGTATTGCTGGTAGCTCTTTTAGCTTGTTTAATTGCACAAATATGCAAACTTGCCGTTCACTTGATCCAGCACGGTAAGGTAAACATCCGCGTTCTGGTGGAAACTGGCGGTATGCCCAGTGCCCATTCTGCCCTCGTGGCTTCCCTCGCCACAGGTGTGGGTCAGACACTCGGATGGGCGACGCCCGATTTCGCACTGGCAACCATTTTTGCCATTATCGTTATGTACGATGCTGCTGGGGTACGTCAAGCCGCTGGTAAGCAAGCCCGCATCCTCAATCAAATTATTGATGAGTTATTTCGAGAACATCCCACTTTTAATGAAGACCGTCTGAAAGAATTGCTCGGACATACGCC belongs to Aerosakkonema funiforme FACHB-1375 and includes:
- the mutS gene encoding DNA mismatch repair protein MutS, producing the protein MSYSASTPTNAKGAKFDRADIPNADCRLIDKDKLSKMYHHYVEVKDKYPHALLLYRVGDFFETFFQDAITVSQELELVLTSKHAGEVGRVPMTGVPHHAWERYTTQLVEKGYAVVICDQVEDSADAVGLVKREVTRVLTPGTLLEEGMLSARRNNFLAAVVIAGNHWGLAYADISTGEFLTTQSEKLEHLTQELMRLHPAEVLVPTNAPDLGALLRPGEKSAHLPECLPPSFCYAFRPQSPFSLGEAKARLVQKFKVKSLEGLGCEHLPLAVRAAGGLLQYLEDTQKSNPVSLQLLRTYTHTDYLILDYQSRRNLEITHTVRDNTFHGSLLWALDRTTTAMGGRALRRWLVQPLLDIKGIRARQDTIQELVENSSLRQELRQLLRQIYDLERLSTRAGCGTANARDLVALAVSLEKLPTLANLVADARSPYLKALQKVSPILEQLASQINAHILESPPLHLKEGGLIRSGINGELDEMRVGAEDDRKWLANLEATEKSRTGISNLKVGYTKSFGYYISISRSKADQVPENYIRKQTLTNEERYITPELKEREARILTAREDLNKLEYDIFVALRAEVAEQAELIRNISRAVAAADVLCGLAEIAVYQGYCRPNMVEGREITIIDGRHPVVEQSLPTGFFVPNSTQLGQESVAKKTNDNEILTNDRPDLIILTGPNASGKSCYLRQVGLIQLMAQVGSFVPAKSAILGVCDRIFTRVGAVDDLATGQSTFMVEMNETANILNHATDKSLVLLDEIGRGTATFDGLSIAWAVAEYLATEIRARTIFATHYHELNELASMLSNVANYQVTVKEMPDQIIFLHQVKPGGADKSYGIEAGRLAGLPAVVINRAKQVMTQIEKHSKIAVGLRKGVESDRTAKRKKKATDVSISEEELLES
- a CDS encoding CopG family transcriptional regulator produces the protein MNNISIEELEQKIEAGEEVIDRYFDATTTRVGTRRQMSSRRRQDLVTTNLEIPTPMLNEFDQMANELKISREAVIKMMLRRALDEHYLAKKSLL
- a CDS encoding HEAT repeat domain-containing protein; translation: MSFYPELDRLNLEELIDRFRQNPPEGEEYAVVYYQELASIIAVKGKAGIDFLLRQTKETYPPRWQAILFALSQSPLDYPSVRNLLFSYLENEQPMIVAEAIDSLCRIEEKDAVDRVLTLFKHPSPYVRGSVLRYITRLYPDKALPLLIEAFKDQDFIVRENAADEVGELGAVEAIPYLRRILEDVNPDVRQAAQTAIAMLESIA
- a CDS encoding NUDIX hydrolase codes for the protein MSKELAQVAIAILYRDNQFLMQLRDNIPNIVYPGHWAFFGGHIEPEEDPEDAVKRELLEEIGYAPSTVSFFAHYRDSKVLRHVFYAPLTVELEDLVLGEGWDMGLMTPEEIRQGERYSEKAGEVRPLGSPHQRILLDFIEKCKVIV
- the folD gene encoding bifunctional methylenetetrahydrofolate dehydrogenase/methenyltetrahydrofolate cyclohydrolase FolD, whose translation is MDAQIAQLLDGKALAQKIQTELQQRIHELQGKIGRSPGLAVLMVGDNPASAAYVRNKERACEKVGIASFGQHFPSETTQTELEQVIHSLNRDERVDGILVQLPLPDHLDAVALLHQIDPNKDADGLHAVNLGRLVRGESGLRSCTPAGVMRLLAEYQINLKGKQAVVVGRSILVGKPMALMLLEADATVTIAHSRTHDLAAITRNADILIAAVGRSNLIAGDMVKPGAVVVDVGMNRITDDVGNSRLVGDVNFDEVKSVAAYLTPVPGGVGPMTVAILLQNTVWSYSQKSS
- the crtE gene encoding geranylgeranyl diphosphate synthase CrtE, yielding MVATDDRHSPQGESPTFDLSAYLAQRQALVEAALERAVPITYPEKIYEAMRYSLMAGGKRLRPILCLATCELGGGTLEMAMPTACALEMIHTMSLIHDDLPAMDNDDYRRGKLTNHKVYGEDIAILAGDGLLAYAFEVVAETKNVPPERLLQVIARLGRAVSAAGLVGGQVVDLESEGKADITLETLNFIHTHKTGALLEACVVCGGIIAGVSSTDLQRLSRYAENIGLAFQIIDDILDITVSSEKLGKTAGKDLQAKKATYPSLWGLEQSKQKAQQLVDAAKAEMAHFGEKSRPLQAIADYITNRSY
- a CDS encoding divergent PAP2 family protein, which translates into the protein MHDFGQILDNRVLLVALLACLIAQICKLAVHLIQHGKVNIRVLVETGGMPSAHSALVASLATGVGQTLGWATPDFALATIFAIIVMYDAAGVRQAAGKQARILNQIIDELFREHPTFNEDRLKELLGHTPFQVIVGSALGITISCLAGPAY